Proteins from one Faecalibacterium sp. I3-3-33 genomic window:
- the glgA gene encoding glycogen synthase GlgA, which produces MKILYAASEANPFAKSGGLADVAGALPKALVKDGVDARVIMPLYGDLKFRDKLEYVTNYSVPVGWRSQYCGLFKADVDGVTYYFLDNEYYFKRRGLYGFYDDGERFAFFSRAVLETLFYIDFTPDIINCNDWQTALVPVYLNLYYRHLDKFNRIKTVFTIHNIAYQGKYGTDILEDTCGIGHRDQHIVEYDGCANFMKGAFETADKITTVSPTYAQEILDPWFSYGLDALLREKQYKLCGILNGIDMDANDPATDKNIPFNYSIKTFETGKAKCKEALQDRFGLNKDGSPVFGMVSRMVGMKGFDLVQSIADGLVDRGIQLVILGSGESQYENFFSDLCGRHPGRVGTYIGFEPKLSQEIYAGADAFIMPSKSEPCGLAQMVACRYGTPPIVRETGGLRDSIHDSTMGDGNGFTFAGYNAHELYVACCNAQDAYNNKENWKNLVRHCMECDFSWDVSAKSYEGLYNETANLW; this is translated from the coding sequence ATGAAGATCCTGTATGCTGCTTCGGAAGCCAATCCCTTTGCCAAATCCGGCGGTCTGGCCGATGTGGCAGGTGCCCTGCCCAAAGCGCTGGTCAAGGACGGCGTGGACGCCCGCGTCATCATGCCCCTGTACGGCGATTTGAAGTTCCGCGATAAGCTGGAATACGTTACCAACTACTCCGTGCCTGTGGGCTGGCGCAGCCAGTACTGCGGCCTGTTCAAGGCCGATGTGGACGGCGTGACCTACTACTTCCTGGACAACGAGTATTACTTCAAGCGCCGCGGCCTGTACGGCTTCTACGATGACGGCGAGCGCTTCGCCTTCTTCTCCCGCGCCGTGCTGGAGACTTTGTTCTACATCGACTTCACCCCCGATATCATCAACTGCAACGACTGGCAGACCGCTCTGGTGCCGGTGTACCTGAACCTGTACTATCGTCATCTGGACAAGTTCAACCGCATCAAGACCGTGTTCACCATCCACAACATCGCCTATCAGGGCAAGTACGGCACCGATATTCTGGAGGACACCTGCGGCATCGGCCACCGGGACCAGCATATCGTGGAGTACGACGGCTGCGCCAACTTCATGAAGGGCGCTTTCGAGACCGCCGACAAGATCACCACCGTCAGCCCCACCTACGCACAGGAGATTTTAGACCCGTGGTTCAGCTACGGTCTGGACGCTCTGCTGCGTGAGAAGCAGTACAAGCTGTGCGGCATCCTGAACGGCATTGACATGGACGCCAACGACCCCGCCACCGACAAGAACATCCCCTTCAATTACAGCATCAAGACCTTTGAGACCGGCAAGGCCAAGTGCAAGGAAGCTTTGCAGGACAGGTTTGGTCTGAACAAAGACGGCAGCCCCGTCTTTGGCATGGTCAGCCGCATGGTGGGCATGAAGGGCTTTGATCTGGTGCAGAGCATCGCTGACGGTCTGGTGGACCGCGGCATCCAGCTGGTCATTCTGGGCAGCGGCGAGAGCCAGTACGAGAACTTCTTCTCTGACCTGTGCGGCCGTCACCCGGGCCGCGTGGGCACCTACATCGGCTTTGAGCCCAAGCTCTCGCAGGAGATCTACGCCGGTGCAGACGCCTTCATCATGCCCTCCAAGAGCGAGCCCTGCGGTCTGGCACAGATGGTGGCCTGCCGCTACGGCACACCTCCCATCGTCCGCGAGACCGGCGGTCTGCGCGACTCCATCCACGACAGCACCATGGGTGACGGCAACGGCTTTACCTTTGCCGGTTACAACGCCCACGAGCTGTACGTAGCCTGCTGCAACGCACAGGATGCCTACAACAACAAGGAAAACTGGAAGAACCTCGTGCGTCACTGCATGGAGTGCGATTTCAGCTGGGACGTTTCCGCCAAGAGCTACGAGGGTCTGTATAACGAGACCGCAAACCTCTGGTAA
- a CDS encoding AtpZ/AtpI family protein: MKGWYKALEDLVWLTQLGLNMLLPLVLCLAGCWWAVEHWGWPEWLFLPAVGLGLAAGAQNFWVFCKERLERSKHEKNHRVGFNSHQ, from the coding sequence TTGAAGGGCTGGTACAAGGCTTTGGAAGATCTGGTCTGGCTGACCCAGCTGGGGCTGAATATGCTGCTGCCGCTGGTGCTCTGCCTTGCCGGGTGCTGGTGGGCTGTGGAGCACTGGGGCTGGCCGGAATGGCTGTTTTTGCCCGCTGTGGGTCTGGGGCTTGCCGCCGGGGCGCAGAACTTCTGGGTGTTCTGCAAGGAACGGCTGGAACGCTCCAAACACGAAAAAAATCATCGGGTGGGCTTTAACTCCCACCAGTAA
- a CDS encoding ATP synthase subunit I yields the protein MKLQPESKKELLRIACGVSLCTAVMWVVFAALHLVGWVVFDYRVLLGGIIGALVAIGNFAGICFVVQKVIDEPDEKKRKAQLQISYNTRMLLQALWIIIAIAAPCFQAFAGVLPLLFPRVTIYYLQITGKYKPLTPPQEPVDIAVEDDPAPAEESAVQPRDEGGEQE from the coding sequence ATGAAATTGCAGCCGGAATCCAAAAAGGAGCTGCTGCGCATCGCCTGCGGCGTGTCCTTATGCACCGCCGTGATGTGGGTGGTGTTTGCAGCGCTGCATCTGGTGGGCTGGGTGGTCTTTGACTACCGGGTGCTGCTGGGCGGCATCATCGGCGCACTGGTGGCTATCGGCAACTTTGCCGGCATCTGCTTCGTGGTGCAGAAGGTCATTGACGAGCCGGACGAAAAAAAGCGTAAAGCGCAGCTGCAGATATCCTATAATACAAGGATGCTGCTGCAGGCGCTGTGGATCATCATAGCCATTGCGGCTCCCTGCTTCCAAGCGTTTGCGGGCGTTCTGCCGCTGCTGTTCCCCAGAGTTACGATCTATTATCTCCAGATAACCGGGAAGTACAAGCCGCTCACGCCCCCGCAGGAGCCGGTGGACATCGCTGTGGAAGATGACCCCGCCCCCGCCGAGGAGTCTGCGGTGCAGCCCCGTGACGAAGGGGGTGAACAAGAATAA
- a CDS encoding F0F1 ATP synthase subunit A, producing the protein MELNGAKILYTIHTNIPLLGDFKITQTLVSTWIVMALLSGFAIWLGHDLKLENVSKRQAAAEFIVTRLEQFVHDNMGFHFDQYIPLVGAIFALSIGCNLISVVGLWSPTADLNTEAAWAIVVFVLIMYYKIKTNGILAYLKGLLDPIFIMAPINVLSEISTPVSMAFRHFGNILSGTVISTLLYWALASLSHVIFGWLPGFLSQIQLFQIGIPAFTGLYFDWFGGCIQAFIFCTLTTIFIKRAAGED; encoded by the coding sequence ATGGAACTGAACGGCGCAAAGATCCTGTATACCATCCACACCAATATCCCCCTGCTGGGTGATTTTAAAATTACCCAGACCTTGGTAAGCACTTGGATCGTCATGGCGCTGCTCTCGGGTTTTGCCATCTGGCTGGGGCACGACCTCAAGCTGGAAAATGTGTCCAAACGACAGGCCGCAGCCGAGTTCATCGTAACGCGGCTGGAACAGTTCGTGCACGACAACATGGGCTTCCACTTCGATCAGTATATCCCCCTGGTCGGTGCTATTTTTGCACTGAGCATCGGGTGCAACCTGATCAGCGTCGTCGGCCTGTGGAGCCCCACGGCCGACCTGAACACCGAGGCAGCGTGGGCCATCGTGGTGTTTGTTCTGATCATGTACTACAAGATCAAAACGAACGGCATTCTGGCCTACCTCAAGGGTCTGCTCGATCCGATCTTTATCATGGCACCCATCAATGTGCTGTCAGAGATCTCTACCCCTGTCAGCATGGCGTTCCGTCACTTCGGCAACATCCTGTCCGGTACGGTCATCTCCACACTGCTGTACTGGGCACTGGCAAGCCTGAGCCACGTCATCTTTGGCTGGCTGCCGGGCTTCCTGAGTCAGATCCAGCTGTTCCAGATCGGCATCCCGGCCTTTACCGGCCTGTATTTCGACTGGTTCGGCGGCTGCATTCAGGCGTTCATCTTCTGTACCCTGACCACAATCTTCATCAAACGTGCTGCCGGTGAGGACTAA
- the atpE gene encoding ATP synthase F0 subunit C encodes MTDFQYLARGIALAGCGIGAGCALIAGIGPGIGEGNAAAAACEAVGRQPECKSDVTSTLILGVALSETTGIYGFVTGLLLIFLAPGMFMKYLA; translated from the coding sequence ATGACTGATTTCCAGTATCTGGCTCGTGGTATCGCTCTGGCAGGCTGCGGCATCGGCGCAGGCTGCGCACTGATCGCAGGTATCGGCCCCGGTATCGGCGAAGGCAACGCTGCTGCTGCTGCCTGTGAGGCCGTTGGCCGTCAGCCGGAGTGCAAGAGCGACGTTACCAGCACCCTGATCCTCGGCGTTGCCCTTTCTGAGACCACCGGTATCTACGGCTTTGTTACCGGCCTGCTGCTGATCTTCCTGGCACCCGGTATGTTCATGAAGTATCTGGCATAA
- the atpF gene encoding F0F1 ATP synthase subunit B produces the protein MELYQALITLDGWTFLAQICNLMIQLVIFKKFLLKPIKQVIADRKAKADSEIADAQKLRTEAEAMKAEYEQNLQNARTEANQIVATAQKTATARSEEIVGEARAQAAALKQKAEADIAQERKKAVNEVKDEIGGIAMEIASKVVEREISEKDHKDLIDEFIKNVGEAS, from the coding sequence ATGGAACTGTATCAGGCGTTGATCACGCTGGATGGCTGGACCTTTCTGGCCCAGATCTGCAACCTGATGATCCAGCTGGTCATCTTCAAAAAGTTCCTGCTGAAGCCGATCAAACAGGTGATCGCCGACCGCAAGGCCAAGGCCGACAGCGAGATCGCGGATGCACAGAAACTGCGCACCGAGGCCGAGGCCATGAAGGCGGAGTACGAGCAGAACCTGCAGAACGCCCGCACCGAGGCCAACCAGATCGTAGCTACGGCGCAAAAGACCGCCACCGCCCGCTCGGAAGAGATCGTGGGCGAGGCCCGCGCACAGGCTGCTGCGCTGAAGCAGAAGGCCGAGGCTGACATTGCGCAGGAGCGCAAGAAGGCCGTGAACGAGGTCAAGGACGAGATCGGCGGCATTGCCATGGAGATCGCATCCAAGGTGGTGGAGCGCGAGATCAGCGAGAAGGACCACAAGGACCTGATCGACGAATTTATCAAAAACGTGGGTGAAGCATCATGA
- the atpH gene encoding ATP synthase F1 subunit delta — MTETAKMYGGSLYDLAAEEGLETRILGELDEVQQLLKQNPDYLRLLSTPSIPKKERCGLLDEALRGQVHLYVLNFLKILCEKGTLRELSGCARAYRIRYNQAHGILEATAISAVPLTEQQRAALHAKLESLTGKTIDLKTKVDAKVLGGIRLDIEGTELDGTVQNRLASLRRDIAAVTL, encoded by the coding sequence ATGACCGAAACTGCAAAGATGTACGGCGGCAGTCTGTACGATCTGGCGGCAGAGGAAGGGCTGGAGACCCGCATTCTGGGCGAACTTGACGAGGTGCAACAGCTTCTCAAGCAAAACCCGGACTACCTGCGGCTGCTCAGCACCCCCAGCATCCCCAAAAAGGAGCGCTGCGGCCTGCTGGACGAAGCCCTGCGCGGGCAGGTCCACCTCTATGTGCTGAACTTTTTAAAGATCCTGTGCGAGAAGGGCACCCTGCGGGAGCTGTCCGGCTGCGCACGGGCTTACCGCATCCGCTACAATCAGGCGCACGGCATTCTGGAAGCCACAGCCATCTCGGCTGTCCCGCTGACAGAGCAGCAGCGCGCGGCGCTGCACGCCAAGCTGGAAAGCCTGACCGGCAAGACCATCGACCTTAAAACCAAGGTGGACGCCAAGGTGCTGGGCGGTATCCGGCTGGATATCGAGGGCACCGAGCTGGACGGCACCGTCCAGAACCGCCTTGCCTCCCTGCGCCGGGATATTGCGGCGGTCACTTTGTAA
- the atpA gene encoding F0F1 ATP synthase subunit alpha yields MQLKPEEISKIIRAQIKHYENAIEQSETGTVIMVGDGIARASGLEKCMAGELLQFDNGEYGMAQNLEENTVSIVLLGSDAGIKEGSIVKRTGKVVSVPVGDAMIGRVVNALGQPIDGAGPIETTEYRAIESRAPGIIERQPVKEPLQTGIKAIDSMIPIGRGQRELIIGDRQTGKTTIASDTIINQKGKDVICIYVAIGQKRSTVANLVQSLTEAGAMGYTIVVSATASELSPLQYIAPYSGCAMGEYFMQQGKHVLIIYDDLSKHAVAYRALSLLIRRPPGREAYPGDVFYLHSRLLERAAKLSNELGGGSLTALPIIETQAGDVSAYIPTNVISITDGQIFLETELFHSGVMPAVNPGISVSRVGGNAQIKAMKKVAGTLKLIYSQYRELQSFAQFGSDLDADTKARLAQGERIVEVLKQNRSAPVPVEKQVAILYATIHDYLVNVKVPDVAEYEKSLYEYLDNDAAGAAVMDTIRTTGNLDKDTEEQLKAVLTRYTESFVKAH; encoded by the coding sequence ATGCAACTGAAACCTGAAGAGATCTCCAAGATCATCCGTGCGCAGATCAAGCATTACGAAAATGCCATCGAGCAGAGCGAGACCGGCACGGTCATTATGGTGGGCGATGGCATCGCCCGGGCCAGCGGTCTGGAAAAGTGCATGGCAGGCGAGCTGCTCCAGTTTGACAACGGCGAATACGGTATGGCCCAGAACCTTGAGGAAAATACCGTTTCCATCGTGCTGCTGGGCTCGGATGCCGGCATCAAAGAAGGCAGCATCGTCAAGCGCACCGGCAAGGTAGTCTCCGTGCCGGTGGGCGATGCCATGATCGGCCGCGTGGTCAACGCACTGGGTCAGCCCATCGACGGCGCAGGCCCCATTGAGACCACCGAATACCGCGCCATCGAGAGCCGCGCGCCCGGCATCATCGAGCGCCAGCCCGTCAAGGAACCGCTGCAGACCGGTATCAAGGCTATCGACTCCATGATCCCCATCGGACGTGGCCAGCGCGAGCTGATCATCGGTGACCGCCAGACCGGCAAGACCACCATCGCTTCCGATACCATCATCAACCAGAAGGGCAAGGACGTTATCTGCATTTACGTTGCCATCGGTCAGAAGCGCTCTACCGTGGCAAACCTTGTGCAGAGCCTGACCGAAGCCGGTGCCATGGGCTACACCATCGTGGTGTCCGCTACCGCCTCCGAGCTGTCTCCCCTGCAGTATATCGCCCCCTACTCCGGCTGCGCCATGGGCGAATACTTCATGCAGCAGGGCAAGCACGTCCTCATCATCTACGATGACCTTTCCAAGCACGCTGTGGCTTACCGTGCCCTGTCGCTGCTAATCCGCCGTCCCCCGGGACGCGAGGCTTACCCCGGCGATGTTTTCTATCTGCACTCCCGTCTGCTGGAGCGCGCTGCCAAGCTTTCCAACGAGCTGGGCGGCGGCAGCCTGACGGCTCTGCCTATCATCGAGACGCAGGCGGGCGATGTTTCCGCCTACATCCCCACCAACGTCATCTCCATCACCGATGGTCAGATCTTCCTGGAGACCGAGCTGTTCCACTCCGGCGTTATGCCGGCAGTCAACCCCGGTATTTCGGTGTCCCGTGTCGGCGGCAACGCTCAGATCAAGGCCATGAAGAAGGTGGCAGGCACCCTGAAGCTGATCTACTCCCAGTACCGCGAGCTGCAGTCCTTTGCACAGTTCGGCTCTGATCTGGACGCCGACACCAAGGCACGTCTGGCACAGGGCGAGCGCATCGTGGAGGTGCTCAAGCAGAACCGCTCCGCGCCCGTACCTGTGGAAAAGCAGGTCGCCATCCTGTACGCCACCATCCATGACTACCTTGTCAACGTCAAGGTGCCGGATGTGGCAGAGTACGAGAAGAGCCTGTACGAGTATCTGGACAACGATGCCGCCGGGGCTGCCGTGATGGACACCATCCGCACCACCGGCAATCTGGATAAGGACACCGAGGAGCAGCTCAAAGCCGTGCTGACCCGGTATACCGAAAGCTTTGTCAAGGCGCATTAA
- the atpG gene encoding ATP synthase F1 subunit gamma, whose amino-acid sequence MAGSMKDIKLRIKSVESTMQITKAMELVASSKMRRAKERVEHSRPYFETLYKTLTEIAAADPRARNPYLRRSEIKRTLLVVIAGDRGLAGGYNANVLKLAAQESGNVEVLPIGKRSAEYFVHHEAELFTQEVLLAADVSVGQCFQLARQITEGYRKGEFDAVKLCYTRFDSMMTQTAVSIEVLPLAMEPTEQQKAEARRSQILYKPSSEEVFSAIIPEYVAGVVYGAVCESVASELAARRTAMDAATKNAGEMIDHLNLYYNRARQAAITQEITEIVAGAEN is encoded by the coding sequence ATGGCTGGTTCCATGAAGGACATCAAGCTGCGCATCAAAAGCGTAGAGAGCACCATGCAGATCACCAAGGCCATGGAGCTGGTGGCTTCCTCCAAAATGCGCCGTGCCAAGGAGCGGGTCGAGCACAGCCGACCCTATTTTGAAACGCTGTACAAGACCCTGACCGAGATCGCGGCAGCGGACCCCCGGGCCCGCAACCCCTACCTGCGCCGCAGCGAGATCAAGCGCACGCTGCTGGTGGTCATTGCCGGTGACCGCGGCCTTGCCGGCGGTTACAACGCCAACGTGCTCAAGCTGGCCGCACAGGAAAGCGGCAACGTGGAGGTGCTGCCCATCGGCAAGCGCTCGGCAGAATATTTTGTCCACCACGAAGCCGAACTGTTCACGCAGGAGGTGCTGCTGGCCGCCGATGTATCGGTGGGACAGTGCTTCCAGCTGGCGCGCCAGATCACCGAAGGGTACCGCAAGGGCGAGTTTGACGCCGTAAAGCTCTGCTACACCCGGTTCGATTCCATGATGACCCAGACGGCAGTTTCCATCGAGGTGCTGCCGCTGGCCATGGAACCCACCGAGCAGCAGAAGGCCGAGGCGCGCCGCAGTCAGATCTTGTATAAGCCCAGCAGCGAGGAAGTATTCAGCGCGATCATCCCGGAGTATGTGGCCGGTGTCGTCTACGGTGCCGTGTGCGAGAGCGTAGCCAGCGAGCTGGCTGCCCGCCGCACCGCCATGGACGCTGCCACCAAGAACGCCGGTGAGATGATCGACCATCTCAACCTGTATTATAACCGTGCCCGTCAGGCTGCCATCACGCAGGAGATCACCGAGATCGTGGCCGGTGCGGAGAACTAA
- the atpD gene encoding F0F1 ATP synthase subunit beta: MSEKHIGKVIQVIGPVLDIQFKDGELPELLNAIEIDNHGQKLVVEVAQLTGDNVARCIAMSSTDGLVRGTDAVDTGESIKVPVGDQCLGRVFNLLGEPVDNKPAPTPDAYWPIHRPAPSYEEQQSTTEILETGIKVVDLICPYAKGGKIGLFGGAGVGKTVLIQELIYNIATEHNGYSVFTGVGERTREGNDLYGEMTESGVINKTALVYGQMNEPPGARMRVALSGLTMAEYFRDVKNQDVLLFIDNIFRFTQAGSEVSALLGRMPSAVGYQPTLATEMGALQERITSTRKGSITSVQAVYVPADDLTDPAPATTFTHLDATTVLSRDIASQGIYPAVDPLDSTSRILSPEVVGQEHYEIARAVQKVLQRYKELQDIIAIMGMDELSEEDKRTVSRARKVQRFLSQSFHVAEQFTGMPGQYVPLKETLRGFKMILSGECDELPESAFLFAGTIDDVFAKAKKG; encoded by the coding sequence ATGTCCGAAAAACATATCGGCAAGGTGATCCAGGTCATTGGCCCGGTGCTGGACATCCAGTTCAAGGATGGCGAGCTGCCGGAGCTGCTCAACGCCATTGAGATCGACAACCACGGCCAGAAGCTGGTGGTGGAGGTCGCTCAGCTGACCGGCGACAATGTGGCACGCTGCATTGCCATGAGCAGCACCGATGGTCTGGTGCGCGGCACAGATGCCGTGGACACCGGCGAGTCCATCAAGGTGCCCGTAGGCGACCAGTGTCTGGGGCGCGTGTTCAACCTGCTGGGCGAGCCGGTGGATAACAAGCCCGCCCCCACCCCGGATGCCTACTGGCCCATCCACCGTCCCGCTCCCAGCTACGAGGAGCAGCAGTCCACCACCGAGATCCTTGAGACCGGCATCAAGGTCGTGGATCTGATCTGCCCTTACGCCAAGGGCGGTAAGATCGGCCTGTTCGGCGGTGCCGGTGTCGGCAAGACCGTCCTGATCCAGGAGCTGATCTATAACATCGCCACCGAGCACAACGGTTACTCGGTATTTACCGGCGTCGGCGAGCGCACCCGTGAGGGCAACGACCTGTACGGCGAAATGACCGAGAGCGGCGTTATCAACAAGACCGCGCTGGTCTACGGCCAGATGAACGAGCCCCCGGGAGCCCGTATGCGCGTGGCACTGTCCGGCCTGACCATGGCGGAGTACTTCCGCGATGTGAAGAATCAGGACGTGCTGCTGTTCATCGATAACATCTTCCGCTTCACGCAGGCCGGTTCCGAGGTATCCGCACTGCTGGGCCGTATGCCCTCTGCCGTTGGTTACCAGCCCACGCTGGCTACCGAGATGGGTGCCCTGCAGGAGCGCATCACCTCCACCCGCAAGGGCTCTATCACCTCGGTGCAGGCCGTCTACGTGCCCGCCGACGACCTGACCGACCCCGCCCCTGCCACCACCTTTACCCATCTGGATGCTACCACGGTGCTGAGCCGTGACATTGCATCGCAGGGCATCTACCCCGCTGTGGACCCGCTGGACTCCACCAGCCGCATCCTCAGCCCGGAGGTCGTGGGTCAGGAGCACTACGAGATCGCCCGCGCCGTCCAGAAGGTGCTGCAGCGCTACAAGGAGCTGCAGGACATCATCGCTATCATGGGCATGGACGAGCTGAGCGAGGAGGACAAGCGTACCGTCAGCCGCGCCCGCAAGGTGCAGCGCTTCCTGAGCCAGAGCTTCCATGTGGCAGAGCAGTTCACCGGTATGCCCGGCCAGTATGTGCCGCTGAAGGAGACCCTGCGGGGCTTCAAGATGATCCTGAGCGGCGAGTGCGACGAGCTGCCCGAGAGCGCATTCCTGTTCGCGGGCACCATCGACGACGTGTTCGCAAAAGCGAAGAAGGGGTAA
- the atpC gene encoding ATP synthase F1 subunit epsilon has protein sequence MTTFHLTVVTPDGCAFEGQAERIVCRAIDGDIAILAKHGDYCTALGMGEAHIVDADGQRRRAACMGGLLSVLDGDVRLVATTWEWAEDIDQARAEASKKRAEEILSRKNLNDREYELAQARLKRALVRTSVR, from the coding sequence ATGACGACCTTTCATCTGACGGTGGTCACGCCGGACGGCTGCGCCTTTGAAGGTCAGGCCGAGCGCATCGTCTGCCGCGCCATTGACGGCGATATCGCCATTCTGGCAAAGCACGGCGATTACTGCACGGCACTGGGCATGGGCGAGGCGCACATTGTGGATGCCGACGGTCAGCGCCGCCGTGCAGCCTGCATGGGCGGCCTGCTCAGCGTGCTGGACGGGGACGTGCGTCTGGTGGCTACCACTTGGGAATGGGCGGAGGACATCGATCAGGCGCGTGCAGAAGCTTCCAAAAAGCGCGCCGAGGAGATCCTTTCCCGCAAGAACCTGAACGACCGTGAGTACGAGCTGGCACAGGCGCGCCTCAAGCGCGCGCTGGTGCGTACCTCTGTCCGTTAA
- the udk gene encoding uridine kinase, whose translation MNNLIIGIAGGSGSGKTTLALRLKERFGEDEVRLISHDSYYKRHDELPFDERCKLNYDHPDAFDNALLIYHLQELKAGRAIDCPVYDYSNHNRSNEVQHIEPAPVLIVEGILPFVEPELCALFDYKIFVDTDADERILRRILRDVKERGRSLDSVIDQYLTTVKPMHEAFVEPSKRNADIIVPNGGENSTAVEMLAHHIRTLIERANRG comes from the coding sequence ATGAACAACCTGATCATTGGCATCGCGGGCGGCTCTGGCAGCGGCAAGACCACCCTTGCACTGCGGCTGAAGGAGCGCTTTGGGGAGGACGAGGTGCGGCTGATCTCCCACGACAGCTACTACAAGCGCCACGATGAGCTGCCCTTTGATGAGCGCTGCAAGCTGAATTACGACCACCCGGACGCCTTCGACAACGCCCTGCTCATCTACCATTTGCAGGAGCTGAAGGCCGGCCGTGCCATCGACTGCCCGGTGTACGATTATTCCAACCACAACCGCAGCAACGAGGTGCAGCACATCGAGCCCGCCCCGGTGCTGATCGTGGAGGGAATTCTGCCCTTTGTAGAGCCGGAGCTGTGCGCCCTGTTCGACTACAAGATCTTTGTGGACACGGACGCGGACGAGCGCATCCTGCGGCGCATTCTGCGGGACGTAAAGGAGCGCGGGCGCAGCTTGGACAGCGTGATCGATCAGTACCTTACCACGGTCAAGCCGATGCACGAGGCCTTTGTAGAGCCCAGCAAGCGCAACGCGGACATCATTGTGCCCAACGGCGGCGAGAACAGCACCGCCGTGGAGATGCTTGCGCACCACATCCGCACCCTGATCGAGCGGGCGAACCGGGGATAA